One Zingiber officinale cultivar Zhangliang unplaced genomic scaffold, Zo_v1.1 ctg182, whole genome shotgun sequence DNA segment encodes these proteins:
- the LOC122036630 gene encoding cytochrome P450 90A3-like: protein MWSLQPLDVFLIVVVSLVLWELGRRRRWGRLPPGSLGLPVVGESLRLIAAYKTEDPEPFIDERVRRYGRLFTTHVFGERTVFSADPEFNKMVLAAEGSTVEGSYPSSISTLLGAHSLLVMRGVRHKRMHSLTLNRLASPAAIRDAAILSQIDHLVRRTLDSWCCSSPGAGPARVLLLDQTKKITFDLTVKQLVSVDPGEWTESLRREYLLLIDGFFTIPFPSFLSFTTYGRAIKARKKVEAKLKELIRKRQWEKTAPSRGNDDTAAKKKVDMLEELMDGAALEGKAMTEEEVVDYLLSILVAGYETTSTIMTLAVKFLTDNPDALALLRVEQDEIRAKKKKDKGGDAEPLTWTEYKSMPFTQCVINETLRMANIISGVFRRATSDIQFKGYTIPKGCKLFISFRAVHLDPEYFEDARTFNPWRWQQEETQQFGGVNYTPFGGGTRLCPGYELARVVISVFLHYLVTRLSWEEAEKDRLVFFPTTRTLKGYPINVRFRDGDHNNVGLASGSGS from the exons ATGTGGTCTCTCCAGCCGTTGGATGTGTTCCTGATCGTGGTAGTGAGCTTGGTGCTGTGGGAAttggggaggaggaggaggtggggcAGGCTGCCTCCGGGGAGCTTGGGTCTGCCGGTGGTGGGAGAGAGTCTCCGGCTGATCGCGGCGTACAAGACGGAGGACCCCGAGCCGTTCATCGACGAGCGGGTGAGGCGCTACGGGCGGCTCTTCACGACGCACGTGTTCGGGGAGCGCACCGTGTTCTCGGCGGATCCGGAGTTCAACAAGATGGTGCTGGCGGCGGAGGGGAGCACGGTGGAGGGCAGCTACCCGTCGTCGATCTCCACCTTGCTCGGCGCTCACTCACTCCTGGTCATGCGAGGCGTCCGGCACAAGCGCATGCATTCCCTCACCCTGAACCGCCTCGCCTCGCCCGCCGCCATCCGCGACGCCGCCATCCTGTCCCAGATCGACCACCTCGTCCGCCGCACCCTGGACTCCTGGTGTTGCTCGTCTCCGGGCGCGGGCCCTGCCCGCGTCCTCCTGCTCGATCAGACCAAGAAGATCACTTTCGACCTCACCGTCAAGCAGCTGGTGAGCGTCGACCCGGGAGAGTGGACCGAGTCCCTCCGCCGCGAGTACCTCCTCCTCATCGACGGCTTCTTCACCATTCCCTTCCCTTCTTTCCTCTCCTTCACCACTTACGGCAGGGCCATCAAG GCGCGGAAGAAGGTCGAAGCGAAGCTCAAGGAACTGATAAGGAAGAGGCAATGGGAGAAGACGGCGCCGAGCAGAGGAAACGACGACACGGCGGCGAAGAAGAAAGTGGACATGCTGGAGGAGCTGATGGATGGCGCGGCGTTGGAAGGAAAGGCGATGACGGAGGAGGAGGTGGTCGACTATCTTCTGTCGATTCTGGTGGCGGGATACGAGACCACGTCCACCATCATGACCCTGGCCGTGAAGTTCCTCACCGACAACCCCGACGCCCTCGCCCTTCTCCGG GTGGAGCAGGACGAGATCagagcgaagaagaagaaagacaaggGAGGAGACGCGGAGCCGTTGACCTGGACAGAGTACAAGTCAATGCCCTTCACCCAATGC GTGATTAACGAGACACTTCGCATGGCCAACATCATCAGCGGAGTCTTCAGACGCGCCACGTCAGACATCCAATTCAAAG GATACACGATTCCAAAAGGGTGCAAACTGTTCATCTCGTTCCGAGCCGTCCACCTCGATCCTGAGTACTTCGAGGATGCTCGGACCTTCAATCCTTGGAGATGGCAGCAG GAGGAGACGCAGCAATTCGGCGGCGTAAATTACACGCCCTTCGGCGGCGGCACTCGCCTCTGCCCCGGCTACGAGCTCGCGCGCGTCGTCATCTCCGTCTTCCTCCATTACCTCGTCACTCGCTTAAG TTGGGAGGAAGCTGAGAAGGATAGGCTCGTGTTCTTCCCCACCACAAGGACTCTCAAGGGATATCCGATCAATGTCCGCTTCCGTGACGGCGACCACAATAACGTCGGGCTAGCTAGCGGCTCCGGGAGCTAG